In one Streptomyces venezuelae genomic region, the following are encoded:
- a CDS encoding D-alanyl-D-alanine carboxypeptidase, with the protein MAYEEASVAGETPDRSKQRKSSGNPTPEETSGPAPEERDPRLAITRETPQVREEVPEDRATAVFSTKDVAEAADGSDGSDGPDEADSGAEDAPEEDAPKGEANGDARLRNAVAAWVATSDEDAEPTAASDDSDPKSDTTVEPEGSDRTEESDRGETFGAADAGPEASAKREPEPEPSQEAKPEPTSEAKPEPKAAPEAGAGAKPEAKAGAAPEAEPKAEGKPEPKAEGEPKPKTEGKPVAGPGAKVGAKAESGAGPESVSWPDAASKADAEPESDPAPELDAAAEDDPAEADAADAKSTGVDQATAVFKAPKVPEAKGKAVDQPTTMLKLGEGAKGTAKKETAKPEADAERTSKFVALKPLDEPKAKPAPKAGPVPAPKAVPGAEPKSPAPKSPQAAQAKASPTAPAGPAVPPPVERTTQQPLPPKPPIDLLAELTNTPPPPETPVRTAVRRVKIWTPLVLLLLVVFAVVQVVRPLPTPTLQLTAQETSKFEGGKPDVPWPADGQAAMDVNGIGTFGTSGEQKPVPIASIAKVMTVYLILRDHPLKKGDDGPKIPVDAAAQKHYETGKPANESVVKVTEGQKITEYEALQAVMLPSANNIAKLLARWDTKSGSEDAFVEKMNKTAKELGMKNTHYTDPSGLDKTTVSTAEDLVKLGRAAMENPVFNEISRQPSYTDLNNEKQTNFFKLVPTVAIGIKTGTTTAAGGNILFAAEKKVGGETQTIIGAALGQYGSNGVANIDKVTDVTKNLIAAGQDALKAKTIVKKGDVVGQVDDGLGGTTPVVATKDVSAVGWSGLTVKLELDDIKGKTIPNTAKAGTEVGVLHVGDGKGDAVEVPVALQKDLAEPGFGAKLTRIG; encoded by the coding sequence ATGGCGTACGAGGAGGCATCGGTGGCGGGCGAGACCCCCGACAGATCGAAGCAGCGGAAGTCGTCGGGGAACCCGACCCCGGAGGAGACCTCCGGGCCGGCGCCGGAGGAACGCGACCCGCGTCTCGCGATCACGCGCGAGACGCCGCAGGTGCGGGAGGAGGTCCCGGAGGACCGGGCGACCGCCGTCTTCTCGACGAAGGACGTCGCCGAGGCGGCGGACGGTTCCGACGGTTCCGACGGGCCCGACGAGGCGGATTCCGGCGCGGAGGACGCTCCCGAGGAGGACGCCCCCAAGGGCGAGGCCAACGGGGACGCGCGGCTGCGGAACGCGGTGGCGGCGTGGGTCGCGACGTCCGACGAGGACGCGGAGCCGACGGCTGCCTCCGATGACTCCGATCCGAAGTCGGACACGACGGTCGAGCCCGAAGGGTCGGACAGGACCGAAGAGTCGGACAGGGGCGAAACCTTCGGGGCTGCCGATGCCGGACCCGAGGCTTCCGCGAAGCGCGAGCCGGAGCCGGAGCCGAGCCAGGAGGCGAAGCCCGAGCCGACCTCCGAGGCGAAGCCCGAGCCGAAGGCCGCGCCCGAGGCAGGGGCTGGAGCCAAGCCTGAGGCCAAGGCTGGAGCCGCGCCCGAGGCCGAGCCGAAGGCTGAGGGCAAGCCCGAGCCGAAGGCTGAAGGCGAGCCCAAGCCCAAGACTGAAGGCAAGCCCGTGGCCGGACCCGGGGCGAAGGTCGGGGCGAAGGCCGAGTCCGGGGCCGGGCCCGAGTCCGTCTCGTGGCCCGACGCCGCGTCGAAGGCCGACGCCGAGCCCGAGTCCGACCCCGCCCCCGAACTCGATGCCGCCGCCGAGGACGACCCGGCCGAGGCCGACGCCGCCGACGCCAAGTCCACCGGCGTCGACCAGGCCACCGCCGTCTTCAAGGCGCCGAAGGTCCCGGAGGCCAAGGGCAAGGCCGTCGACCAGCCCACCACCATGCTCAAGCTGGGCGAAGGCGCAAAGGGAACTGCAAAGAAGGAAACCGCGAAGCCCGAGGCCGACGCCGAGCGGACGAGCAAGTTCGTCGCGCTGAAGCCGCTCGACGAGCCGAAGGCGAAGCCCGCGCCGAAGGCGGGACCGGTGCCGGCGCCGAAGGCCGTACCCGGGGCGGAGCCCAAGAGCCCCGCGCCCAAGAGCCCCCAGGCCGCCCAGGCCAAGGCTTCCCCCACGGCCCCCGCAGGCCCCGCCGTCCCGCCGCCGGTCGAGCGCACCACGCAGCAGCCGCTGCCGCCGAAGCCGCCGATCGACCTGCTCGCCGAGCTGACCAATACCCCGCCGCCGCCCGAGACCCCGGTCCGCACGGCCGTGCGCCGGGTCAAGATCTGGACGCCGCTGGTCCTGCTCCTGCTGGTCGTCTTTGCAGTCGTGCAGGTCGTGCGGCCGCTCCCGACGCCCACTCTGCAGCTCACCGCGCAGGAGACCTCGAAGTTCGAGGGCGGCAAGCCGGACGTGCCGTGGCCGGCCGACGGCCAGGCCGCGATGGACGTCAACGGCATCGGCACGTTCGGTACATCGGGCGAGCAGAAGCCCGTGCCGATCGCGAGCATCGCCAAGGTCATGACGGTCTACCTGATCCTGCGGGACCACCCGCTGAAGAAGGGCGACGACGGCCCGAAGATCCCCGTCGACGCCGCGGCCCAGAAGCACTACGAGACCGGCAAGCCGGCCAACGAGTCGGTCGTCAAGGTCACCGAGGGCCAGAAGATCACCGAGTACGAGGCGCTGCAGGCGGTCATGCTCCCGTCGGCGAACAACATCGCCAAGCTGCTCGCCCGCTGGGACACCAAGAGCGGCTCCGAGGACGCGTTCGTCGAGAAGATGAACAAGACCGCCAAGGAGCTGGGGATGAAGAACACCCACTACACGGACCCCAGCGGCCTGGACAAGACGACCGTGTCGACCGCCGAGGACCTGGTGAAGCTGGGCCGCGCGGCCATGGAGAACCCCGTCTTCAACGAGATCTCCCGCCAGCCGAGCTACACGGACCTCAACAACGAGAAGCAGACGAACTTCTTCAAGCTCGTCCCGACCGTGGCCATCGGCATCAAGACCGGCACCACCACCGCGGCAGGCGGCAACATCCTCTTCGCCGCGGAGAAGAAGGTCGGCGGCGAGACGCAGACGATCATCGGTGCCGCCCTCGGCCAGTACGGCAGCAACGGCGTCGCCAACATCGACAAGGTCACCGACGTCACCAAGAACCTGATCGCGGCCGGTCAGGACGCGCTGAAGGCCAAGACGATCGTGAAGAAGGGCGACGTCGTCGGACAGGTGGACGACGGGCTCGGAGGTACGACTCCGGTCGTCGCCACCAAGGACGTCTCGGCCGTCGGCTGGTCGGGCCTGACCGTCAAGCTGGAGCTCGACGACATCAAGGGCAAAACCATCCCGAACACCGCCAAGGCGGGCACCGAGGTCGGTGTGCTGCACGTCGGCGACGGCAAGGGTGATGCCGTCGAGGTGCCGGTGGCACTGCAGAAGGACCTCGCGGAACCGGGCTTCGGCGCGAAGCTGACCCGGATCGGCTGA
- a CDS encoding DMT family transporter — translation MATAEPTRADDAAAPDTGDGPRTGGRVKLPAQRRTTESGPEQPWQQRFLRHPVTITTAVAAVLHVVWFLVFANSGGDLAAQDAWAEFVGRHPASAYNLGWYGGMHPVSYSVISPYLMSVLGVRTTMMIAGTVSAALLTMILMRSRAVRGRLLWPVAAGVFALLANAVSGRVTYGLGQMFALAAVAAVFCWPHRWRYKRWAKALVAAPFAALATMGSPVAGLFVGLVAVALFLSKRYPGAYALGIAPAIVVGLSAWLFPFSGTQPMSFGSASLPLIASIIVYFVVPKQWKTVRITTAVYAAFVLGVWLISSQIGSNISRLAMSFAGVALIAALPYAVPKSRTWYVIIVAFVGFTGWIGFKAVDDIVHTRSDASWTREVAPLVNELKEKGAAKGRLEVVPARSHREASALPAYVQLARGWNRQADMERNPLFYDDTLNSANYHEWLQRWSVHYVALPKGEPDGDGGKREAQLITDGLPYLKKVWVDDNWQLYEVTDPRPLAEPNAVVTRAEQGEMTLRVDKPGRILIRIPYSPWLSVVDEHGKGLKAPQETEASKRQRELNEKRPKVYENVNGCLSEAREDRAGDKWVELLAPKAGVYRLGSPYQIPRGTPCPEELAR, via the coding sequence GTGGCAACAGCGGAGCCGACGCGCGCCGACGACGCCGCCGCACCTGACACGGGCGACGGCCCCCGCACCGGTGGGCGGGTCAAGCTGCCGGCCCAGCGCCGCACGACCGAGAGCGGTCCCGAGCAGCCGTGGCAGCAGCGCTTCCTGCGCCACCCGGTGACGATCACGACGGCGGTCGCCGCCGTGCTGCACGTCGTCTGGTTCCTGGTCTTCGCCAACAGCGGCGGAGACCTGGCGGCGCAGGACGCCTGGGCCGAGTTCGTCGGGCGGCACCCGGCGTCTGCGTACAACCTCGGCTGGTACGGCGGCATGCACCCCGTGTCATACAGCGTGATCTCGCCGTACCTCATGTCGGTGCTCGGCGTGCGCACCACGATGATGATCGCGGGCACCGTCTCCGCGGCGCTGCTCACCATGATCCTCATGCGCAGCCGTGCGGTGCGGGGCAGGCTGCTGTGGCCGGTCGCCGCGGGTGTCTTCGCGCTCCTGGCCAACGCCGTGTCGGGCCGCGTGACCTACGGCCTCGGCCAGATGTTCGCGCTCGCGGCCGTCGCCGCCGTCTTCTGCTGGCCGCACCGCTGGCGCTACAAGCGGTGGGCGAAGGCCCTGGTCGCCGCCCCGTTCGCGGCGCTCGCGACGATGGGCAGCCCGGTCGCGGGCCTCTTCGTCGGGCTCGTCGCCGTCGCGCTGTTCCTCAGCAAGCGGTACCCGGGGGCGTACGCGCTGGGCATCGCGCCCGCCATCGTCGTGGGTCTCTCCGCGTGGCTCTTCCCGTTCTCCGGCACGCAGCCGATGTCGTTCGGCTCGGCGTCGCTGCCCCTGATCGCCTCGATCATCGTCTACTTCGTCGTGCCGAAGCAGTGGAAGACCGTCCGGATCACCACGGCCGTGTACGCGGCGTTCGTGCTCGGCGTCTGGCTGATCAGCTCGCAGATCGGCTCCAACATCTCGCGGCTCGCGATGTCCTTCGCGGGCGTCGCGCTGATCGCCGCGCTGCCGTACGCGGTGCCGAAGTCCCGTACCTGGTACGTGATCATCGTGGCGTTCGTGGGCTTCACCGGGTGGATCGGCTTCAAGGCCGTCGACGACATCGTGCACACCCGCTCGGACGCCTCCTGGACGCGCGAGGTCGCGCCGCTGGTCAACGAGTTGAAGGAGAAGGGCGCCGCGAAGGGCCGCCTGGAAGTGGTCCCGGCCCGCAGCCACCGCGAGGCGTCCGCGCTCCCCGCGTACGTGCAGCTCGCGCGGGGCTGGAACCGGCAGGCCGACATGGAGCGCAACCCGCTCTTCTACGACGACACCCTGAACTCGGCGAACTACCACGAGTGGCTGCAGCGCTGGTCCGTGCATTACGTGGCGCTCCCCAAGGGCGAGCCCGACGGCGACGGCGGCAAGCGCGAGGCGCAGCTCATCACGGACGGCCTGCCGTACCTGAAGAAGGTGTGGGTCGACGACAACTGGCAGCTCTACGAGGTCACCGACCCGCGGCCGCTCGCCGAGCCGAACGCCGTGGTGACGCGCGCCGAGCAGGGCGAGATGACGCTGCGCGTCGACAAGCCGGGCCGGATCCTGATCCGCATCCCGTACTCGCCGTGGCTGAGCGTCGTCGACGAGCACGGCAAGGGCCTGAAGGCGCCGCAGGAGACCGAGGCGTCCAAGCGGCAGCGCGAGCTGAACGAGAAGCGCCCCAAGGTCTACGAGAACGTCAACGGCTGTCTGTCCGAGGCGCGGGAGGACCGGGCGGGCGACAAGTGGGTCGAGCTGCTCGCCCCCAAGGCAGGCGTCTACCGGCTCGGCTCGCCCTACCAGATTCCCCGCGGCACGCCCTGCCCGGAGGAGCTGGCCCGCTGA
- a CDS encoding alpha-glucoside ABC transporter substrate-binding protein: MKRRTALRAFLAACLLAVTAGACTSERPETLVVLGPWTGPEGKAFEAMLHRLDDGTGKSYTYQGTRSLRETLGAQLEAGDPPDVAILNSIGELVEHARAGHLTPLDRAATARAYPPWAPRLDVDGGRRTYWVPLKVDLKSLVWSKEGRTGDRPAWCVGLASQATSGWPGTDWIEDILLHQAGPATYTRWATGDVHWRDPRVRKAWTTWAELLGQRTTASIDRSLTTPYVGPRGLLDSLGPRCTHEHQGAFVRYVYAHDRVRVEPAAGYLGGRDEHDGAYEVAGDMAAVFSDDPAARALVDRLSGERARTLWRARAADGLQPFFPDASDPQPTDPTGRRIADILTAKARTLCFDASDVMPPGVRDAFHRAVLQYFGDPTEKRLDELLAQLDTVRTEAAKDAAPGHLPESEVCAPPGG, from the coding sequence ATGAAGCGCCGCACCGCCCTCCGCGCCTTCCTCGCGGCCTGCCTGCTGGCCGTCACCGCGGGCGCCTGCACGAGCGAGCGGCCCGAGACCCTCGTCGTGCTCGGCCCCTGGACGGGCCCGGAGGGCAAGGCCTTCGAGGCGATGCTGCACCGCCTCGACGACGGCACCGGAAAGTCGTACACCTACCAGGGGACCCGTTCGCTGCGGGAGACGCTCGGCGCGCAGCTGGAGGCGGGCGACCCGCCGGACGTGGCGATCCTCAACAGCATCGGCGAGCTCGTGGAGCACGCCCGCGCGGGACACCTCACCCCGCTCGACCGCGCCGCCACCGCCCGCGCCTATCCGCCCTGGGCGCCCCGCCTCGACGTGGACGGCGGACGCCGCACCTACTGGGTGCCGCTGAAGGTCGACCTGAAGAGCCTGGTGTGGAGCAAGGAGGGCCGCACCGGTGACCGCCCCGCGTGGTGCGTGGGGCTGGCCTCGCAGGCCACGTCCGGCTGGCCGGGCACCGACTGGATCGAGGACATCCTCCTCCACCAGGCGGGCCCCGCCACGTACACGCGGTGGGCCACCGGGGACGTGCACTGGCGCGACCCGCGGGTCCGCAAGGCGTGGACGACCTGGGCCGAGCTCCTCGGCCAGCGCACCACGGCGTCGATCGACCGGTCCCTCACGACGCCGTACGTCGGCCCGCGCGGCCTCCTCGACTCCCTCGGACCGCGCTGCACACACGAGCACCAGGGCGCCTTCGTCCGCTACGTGTACGCGCACGACCGGGTCCGCGTCGAACCCGCGGCGGGCTATCTGGGCGGCCGGGACGAGCACGACGGCGCGTACGAGGTGGCGGGCGACATGGCCGCCGTGTTCAGCGACGACCCGGCGGCGCGCGCCCTCGTCGACCGCCTCTCCGGCGAGCGGGCCCGCACGCTCTGGCGGGCCCGGGCCGCGGACGGGCTGCAGCCGTTCTTCCCCGACGCGTCCGACCCCCAGCCGACCGACCCGACCGGCCGCCGCATCGCGGACATCCTCACCGCGAAGGCGCGCACGCTCTGCTTCGACGCGTCGGACGTGATGCCGCCGGGCGTGCGCGACGCGTTCCACCGGGCCGTCCTGCAGTACTTCGGCGACCCGACGGAGAAGCGCCTCGACGAGCTCCTCGCCCAACTGGACACCGTGCGCACCGAAGCCGCGAAGGACGCGGCCCCCGGGCACCTGCCGGAGTCCGAGGTCTGCGCTCCGCCCGGCGGCTGA
- a CDS encoding VWA domain-containing protein has product MAGQEDQEPAASVGLEVSQVVELPRPRTPGGQDTARMYAVLTVTVRRTGVAHAPPAATERDPADAGAGTAGARLAEVLLIDHSSSMVMPPSRLGAARAAAVSALARIPDGSLFALVAGGDRTAMIYPRRPGLAVAHAESRAAAEAALHDCTPGGGTAMGTWLERARQLFRELPAAGDGGWVRHALLLTDGRNEPGYETRAELQERVERCARAFTCDVVGIGDAWETEELLLIARALSGRTRAVADLTRLPDELASLTGRAAGRHVTGLRLRLYHRAGVRPHAFEQVHPTRVALRPDRVDLSGVGTGAGGPVEEYDLGPCGEETRAYLLCVGAPYDPAKIGKELLLTEVELDAEGPAPLRLPAPQPVLMRWTDDPDLYSRLDPQVAHYRQEEELHRTFEEACAELRLGRRAAAETLLGAAWRLAVETGDTAMQDHLRRLVRVRDSASGVVELRDRVAKFDVEAARIQSSTTVLPGVHLPGPRPPGAAR; this is encoded by the coding sequence ATGGCTGGGCAAGAAGACCAAGAACCGGCCGCTTCGGTCGGCCTGGAAGTGAGCCAGGTCGTCGAGCTGCCCCGCCCGCGCACCCCGGGCGGACAGGACACGGCCCGCATGTACGCCGTCCTCACCGTGACGGTCCGCAGGACGGGCGTCGCGCACGCGCCGCCCGCCGCCACCGAGCGCGACCCGGCGGACGCAGGTGCGGGTACGGCCGGGGCGCGGCTCGCCGAGGTGCTGCTCATCGACCACTCCTCCTCGATGGTGATGCCGCCGAGCCGGCTCGGCGCCGCCCGCGCCGCCGCCGTCAGCGCGCTGGCCCGCATTCCCGACGGCTCGCTGTTCGCCCTGGTCGCCGGGGGCGACAGGACCGCCATGATCTATCCCAGGCGGCCCGGACTCGCCGTCGCGCACGCCGAGTCGCGGGCCGCCGCCGAGGCCGCCCTGCACGACTGCACCCCGGGCGGCGGCACCGCGATGGGCACCTGGCTGGAGCGGGCCCGGCAGCTCTTCCGGGAACTGCCCGCCGCGGGCGACGGCGGCTGGGTGCGGCACGCGCTGCTCCTCACCGACGGCAGGAACGAGCCCGGGTACGAGACGCGCGCCGAGCTGCAGGAACGCGTCGAACGGTGCGCGCGGGCCTTCACCTGCGACGTCGTGGGCATCGGGGACGCCTGGGAGACCGAGGAACTCCTCCTCATCGCGCGCGCGTTGAGCGGCCGCACCCGGGCCGTGGCGGATCTGACGCGGCTGCCCGACGAGCTGGCCTCGCTCACCGGGCGGGCCGCCGGACGCCACGTCACGGGCCTGCGCCTGCGCCTCTACCACCGTGCAGGGGTGCGCCCGCACGCCTTCGAGCAGGTCCACCCCACGCGGGTCGCGCTCCGCCCCGACCGCGTCGATCTGTCGGGCGTCGGGACGGGCGCGGGCGGCCCCGTCGAGGAGTACGACCTCGGTCCGTGCGGCGAGGAGACCCGCGCCTACCTCCTCTGCGTCGGCGCGCCTTACGACCCGGCCAAGATCGGCAAGGAACTCCTCCTGACGGAGGTCGAACTGGACGCGGAGGGCCCGGCGCCGCTGCGGCTGCCCGCGCCCCAGCCCGTGCTGATGCGCTGGACCGACGACCCCGATCTCTACAGCCGCCTCGACCCGCAGGTCGCCCACTACCGGCAGGAGGAGGAGCTGCACCGCACCTTCGAGGAGGCCTGCGCGGAGCTGAGGCTCGGCAGGCGGGCGGCGGCCGAGACCCTGCTCGGCGCCGCGTGGCGGCTCGCCGTCGAGACGGGCGACACCGCCATGCAGGACCATCTGCGGCGCCTCGTCCGCGTCCGCGACTCGGCGAGCGGCGTCGTCGAACTCCGGGACCGCGTCGCGAAGTTCGACGTGGAGGCCGCCCGCATCCAGTCCAGCACGACCGTCCTGCCCGGCGTCCACCTGCCCGGCCCCCGCCCGCCCGGAGCCGCCCGGTGA
- a CDS encoding tetratricopeptide repeat protein produces MTKGKSCPHPGCSGTVSPTGYCLASGERVDAETGLHSATDTGHAAPVSEPGPEPTPPEPPSRPGPASVEESSQHWIVDLGVTADPPRPARVALPPEHPDPTVLPEITLLDRADNAGGAPVALSGLPLPPGTLLAGQYRLVRPLGYGGMGEVCLAHDTKVDDRAVAVKMLHAELATESYRLLEGERRELVELNHDGFIRVFNYGHHAGVGDFLVLQYVDGLNLEEVRARAHEHPDEFGGDRFPEFVLAYGVRILAALAHLHAPERGKVYGDLKPPNVMHDGSTTKLVDVGSVRRAGAPGLTTALYRAPSVGPHGESAPQDDLFSLGETLRTLCGLGATRHDLADLAALAPLDDATGHHRGLGLVSLARALRRATRTARAERFATAREMEEQLRGVFRELRSLRTGAETFEPSPLFLQSAYALDGGLGAAPEVRHWAAPRTAPHHPAPAPPEVARRLPVPRPDPDDDHHGELSRLSDDDPEALLQHTGDWRDSPEVHLLRCRLRLRVALRAEDLTGAETALALAEDAIGPANGPHDWRLDWHRGLLALARSRVPEARGRFDRVYAAIPGEYAPKLALGHCAEQLGRPHEALTFYEAVRLRNPSLGSAAFGAVRARLALGGPDALTDAIAALDTVPQHSRHRTAARTAAVRIRVDHARDAEGLGAAVRALAQLFSAHGLTDEPSRVRMKAEVWGAAHRLLGEEDGGGRGGAITAAQLRAVAAHADPLLEFPADIRALRTDLSRFYRILAHQAARDAPTPDDGVPLAEILLDRAYAVRPFGFLHARIGKDFPWLGKKTKNRPLRSAWK; encoded by the coding sequence GTGACGAAGGGCAAGTCGTGCCCGCACCCGGGCTGTTCCGGAACCGTGTCGCCGACCGGGTACTGCCTGGCCAGCGGCGAGCGCGTGGACGCCGAGACCGGGCTGCACTCCGCCACGGACACGGGGCACGCGGCACCGGTCTCCGAGCCGGGGCCTGAACCGACGCCCCCCGAACCGCCGTCGCGCCCCGGCCCGGCATCCGTCGAGGAGTCCTCCCAGCACTGGATCGTCGACCTCGGCGTCACCGCGGACCCACCGCGCCCGGCCCGCGTCGCCCTCCCCCCGGAACACCCCGACCCCACCGTCCTGCCCGAGATCACGCTCCTGGACCGGGCGGACAACGCGGGTGGCGCCCCCGTCGCCCTCAGCGGCCTGCCTCTGCCGCCCGGCACGCTCCTCGCCGGCCAGTACCGCCTGGTGCGGCCGCTCGGGTACGGCGGGATGGGCGAGGTCTGCCTCGCCCACGACACCAAGGTCGACGACCGCGCGGTCGCCGTGAAGATGCTGCACGCCGAGCTCGCCACGGAGTCGTACCGCCTCCTGGAAGGCGAACGCAGGGAGCTCGTCGAGCTCAACCACGACGGGTTCATCCGGGTGTTCAACTACGGGCACCACGCCGGGGTCGGGGACTTCCTCGTCCTCCAGTACGTCGACGGGCTCAACCTCGAAGAGGTGCGGGCCCGCGCCCACGAGCACCCCGACGAGTTCGGCGGCGACCGCTTCCCGGAGTTCGTCCTCGCGTACGGCGTGCGGATCCTCGCCGCGCTCGCGCACCTGCACGCCCCCGAGCGCGGCAAGGTGTACGGCGACCTGAAGCCGCCCAACGTCATGCACGACGGCTCCACCACCAAGCTCGTCGACGTCGGCAGCGTGCGCCGCGCGGGCGCACCCGGCCTCACCACCGCCCTCTACCGCGCGCCCAGCGTCGGCCCCCACGGCGAATCCGCGCCGCAGGACGACCTGTTCAGCCTCGGCGAGACGCTGCGCACCCTGTGCGGGCTCGGGGCGACCCGCCACGACCTGGCGGACCTCGCGGCGCTCGCCCCGCTCGACGACGCCACCGGGCACCACCGCGGACTCGGCCTCGTCTCCCTCGCCAGGGCCCTGCGCCGCGCCACCCGCACCGCGCGCGCCGAACGCTTCGCCACGGCGCGCGAGATGGAGGAGCAGCTCCGCGGCGTCTTCCGCGAACTGCGGTCCCTGCGCACGGGCGCCGAGACGTTCGAACCCTCGCCGCTCTTCCTCCAGTCCGCGTACGCCCTCGACGGCGGGCTCGGCGCCGCCCCCGAGGTCCGGCACTGGGCCGCCCCGCGGACCGCGCCCCACCACCCCGCCCCCGCCCCGCCCGAGGTGGCCCGACGGCTCCCCGTACCGCGCCCCGACCCGGACGACGACCACCACGGCGAGCTCAGCAGGCTCAGCGACGACGACCCCGAGGCGCTGCTCCAGCACACCGGCGACTGGCGGGACTCCCCCGAGGTGCACCTGCTGCGGTGCAGGCTGCGGCTGCGGGTGGCGCTGCGCGCGGAGGACCTCACCGGCGCCGAGACCGCGCTCGCCCTGGCCGAGGACGCCATAGGGCCCGCGAACGGGCCGCACGACTGGCGGCTCGACTGGCACCGGGGGCTGCTCGCGCTGGCCCGCTCCCGGGTGCCGGAGGCCCGCGGCCGCTTCGACCGGGTCTACGCCGCGATCCCCGGCGAGTACGCGCCGAAGCTGGCCCTCGGCCACTGCGCGGAACAGCTCGGGCGGCCGCACGAGGCCCTCACCTTCTACGAGGCCGTCCGGCTGCGGAACCCCTCGCTGGGCAGCGCGGCCTTCGGCGCCGTCCGGGCGCGGCTCGCCCTCGGCGGCCCCGACGCCCTCACCGACGCAATCGCCGCGCTCGACACCGTGCCACAGCACTCCCGGCACCGCACCGCCGCCCGCACGGCCGCCGTGCGCATCCGCGTCGACCACGCGCGGGACGCCGAAGGACTGGGCGCGGCGGTACGCGCGCTGGCCCAGCTCTTCTCCGCGCACGGCCTGACCGACGAACCGTCGCGCGTACGGATGAAGGCGGAGGTGTGGGGTGCGGCGCACCGGCTCCTGGGAGAAGAAGACGGCGGTGGGAGAGGTGGCGCGATCACCGCTGCCCAGCTGCGAGCCGTCGCCGCGCACGCCGACCCGCTGCTCGAATTCCCCGCGGACATAAGGGCGTTGCGCACCGACCTCTCCCGCTTCTACCGGATCCTGGCCCACCAGGCCGCCCGGGACGCGCCGACGCCGGACGACGGCGTACCGCTCGCCGAGATCCTCCTCGACCGCGCCTACGCGGTACGCCCCTTCGGCTTCCTGCACGCACGCATCGGCAAGGACTTCCCATGGCTGGGCAAGAAGACCAAGAACCGGCCGCTTCGGTCGGCCTGGAAGTGA